The proteins below come from a single Serratia ficaria genomic window:
- a CDS encoding CTP synthase C-terminal region-related (seleno)protein codes for MMKDQVRIALVGDYKPQAIAHQAIPVALQLTAAHLDIDIQFHWLPTETLTSPSALQGYDAIWVVPGSPYNHDAGAFMAIRHAREQRVPFLGSCGGFQYAVVEYARNVMGWHDAGHAETDSGGRLVIAPLSCSLVEKSGGVLFQPNTRAARAYGRLDTVEGYHCNFGVNPEFVADLQRYPLIVSAHDLEGEVRAVELPDHPFYVATLFQSERAALRNALSPLVVELIRTAASR; via the coding sequence ATGATGAAAGATCAAGTCCGCATTGCGCTGGTCGGTGACTACAAACCGCAGGCCATCGCCCATCAGGCCATCCCCGTGGCCTTGCAACTGACCGCCGCCCATCTCGACATCGACATTCAATTCCACTGGCTGCCCACAGAAACCCTCACCTCGCCGTCGGCACTGCAAGGCTACGACGCCATCTGGGTGGTGCCCGGCAGCCCGTATAACCATGATGCCGGCGCCTTTATGGCGATCCGCCATGCGCGCGAGCAGCGGGTGCCGTTTCTCGGCTCCTGCGGCGGGTTCCAGTATGCGGTGGTCGAATACGCCCGCAACGTGATGGGCTGGCACGACGCCGGCCATGCGGAAACCGACAGCGGCGGCCGGCTGGTGATTGCGCCCTTGAGCTGCTCGCTGGTGGAGAAATCCGGCGGCGTCCTTTTCCAGCCGAACACCCGCGCCGCCCGCGCCTACGGGCGCCTGGACACGGTCGAAGGCTATCATTGCAACTTCGGCGTCAACCCGGAGTTTGTCGCCGATTTGCAGCGTTACCCGCTGATCGTCAGCGCTCACGATCTCGAGGGCGAGGTGCGCGCCGTCGAGCTGCCGGATCACCCTTTCTACGTCGCCACGCTGTTCCAGTCGGAGCGCGCCGCGCTGCGCAATGCGCTGTCGCCGCTGGTGGTCGAGCTGATCCGCACCGCCGCCAGTCGCTAA